The genomic region GGTGCCGTCGGGTACCTGCTCAAGTCGATCCCGCCGCACGAGGTGGCGGACGCCGTGCGGGCCGTGCACAACGGGCAGAGCCTGATCAGCCCGTCGATGGCGTCGAAGCTGATGGTCGAGTTCGCCACGATGGCCCGCGGCACCGAGGACCGCCCCCGCGTCAACGCCCCGCACCTGACCGCCCGCGAGCTCGAGGTGCTCAAGCTCGTCGCGGAGGGCCGCGCGAACCGCGAGATCGCCCGCAAGCTGTTCATCAGCGAGAACACGGTCAAGAACCACGTGCGCAACATCCTGGACAAGCTGCAGCTGCACTCGCGGATGGAGGCCGTGATGTACGCCGTGCGCCAGGGCCTGTTCGACATCGAGTGATCGTCCTGGCGGCTCGACGCGCGGCCCCGACCGGGGCACCTTGATCCCGGGCTGTGGGGACGGCCAGGATCGATGCCGTGGACACGGCATCGGCCAGGAGCTGATGACCGATGTCGTCCGCGCCGCGCGATCTGCCAACTGCTACAAGGTCCAGCTCCTGTCCCGCAACGACCGCAGCGAGGCGCACCTCTTCTACGAGGCGACCGGCTTTGCCCCCTCGGCAGCCGGCGTCCGGATGTACCTGGACTGACTCAGGCTTCGGCGTCCGCAACGGGCGCGGGCCGAGGTTCCGACGCGCGCGGGTTGACGGGTTCTGGCCGTGCGGCGGCACGACGCGCGTCCCGAAGGAGTGCCTTGAAACTGTGTAGAAGGCATGCGAAAAACCTTGGATGGGCCTGTTCGTCCTGGTCGGAGATCTGCCGTGTCGGTGACGCTTTGGAGGTGTTCGGACGGCAACCGGGGGCAGTTCAGCTCAGCCGCCACAAGTGGACCGTCCCGTCGCCGCTGCCGGTGGCGAGAGTTCGGCTGTCTGGCGCGAACACCACCGAGAGCACGGCGTCGCTGTGACTGGTGAGGGGGGCCCCGATCGGCCGGGGGTGGTGCGGATCTGCTACGTCCCACAACTGCATGATCCCATCGTTGAACCCCGCGGCGATGGTGCGGCCGTTCGGCGCAAACGTGAACGATTCCGGCATATGGCCGTCGGTGAACGGCTCGCCAAGCGGCTGGAGGTGATGCGGGTCGGCTATGTCCCACACCCACAGTGTCTGACTGCCGTTACCGACAGCGAGGGTACGGCCGTCTGATGCGAACGCCAGCGATCCCGCCGTGTAGCGGCCGATGAGGGGATCACCCAGTGGGTGGGGGGCGTGTGGGTCGGCGACGTCCCACAGCCGGACTGTTCCGTCGCTGCCGCCGACGGCGAGGGTGCGGCCGTCTGGTGCGAACACCATTGAATCCACCTCATGGCTGCCTGTGAGGACGCCAATGGGGTCGGGGTGGTGTGGGTCGGCCAGGTTCCATAGTCGGACTGTTCCGTCGCTGCCGCCGATGGCGAGGGTGCGGCCGTCTGGTGCCAGCATCAGTGAATCCATCGCGCGGCTGTCGGGGAGGGGGCCGCCAATGGGGTGGGGGTGGTGTGGGTCGGCCAGGTTCCATAGTCGGACTGTTCCATCGCTGCCGCCGATGGCGAGGGTGCGGCGGTCTGGAACGAACGTCACTGACCACACCACGTCGTCGTCTGCAGCGAGGGGGCCGCTGAGCCGTTGGGGGCGGAGTGGGTCGGTCACGTCCCACAGCCAGACTGTCCCATCGTCAAGGCCGACGGCCAGGGTGCGGCTGTCTGGAGTGAAGGCCATTGACCACACCGCGTCCCGGTGACCAAAGAAGGAAACGCCGAGTGGCCTGGGTCGGAACGACCCTGGACTAGGGGCGAGGGCGGCCTCGGGAAACGCGGGCGGTGGGATAGCCATCGCCTGGCGTGGCCGGACGGGGAATGCTGGCTCCACTTCGGGCTTCACCCGGCCCGCCAACGCCCCCCGCACCTGCGTGAGCAGGCGATCGCGAGCATCATCGACAGGGAGATCGAACAGGTCGATCGACACCACCGCGCCCAGCAAACCCGGCCTGGCGCAGTCTTCGATGCGAACGGGTAGCAGCTTGCGTTCGAGACCATGGGGGTCGCTGGCCTGCACAGCTCCCCACTCCTCCTGCCCATACACAGAAGTCAGATATGCGGTAGACAAGACGGCAACCATGCGTGTCGAGTGCATTACTCCTTGTTGCATTTTGAAGCGCCAGTTCGACCCGGGCACGAAATCCCACGCCTGGATCAACACTCGGTAATCTGCACTCTCCAGCTGCCAAGCCAGCCACTCCGCCCAAGGACTGTCCACTGCCGTGTAGGAGATGAAGAAGTCCCATCCCGCCACACTGTTACCGAGCGCCCCCATAGCGCAACATCTTCTACCCTCGTTGTAGTAGCTAGAGCATCGCCTCCGGCAAGTGCGCGGCGCCCTACTGGCTCAAGGGGTTTGACGCTCCAGCGGGGCCCGATGAGGCGACGCCTCCACGAGTTGCTGGCCGGAGATGGGCGGGCCATTCGGGTCGTTGCCGCGCGACGCGGCTGCCATGTCTCTCGGTTGGGCCGGAAGGGCGGCTTTACGGCAGCGCAGAACTCTCGTCGCCGATCTTGGTTGGCTGCTGCCGTTACGAGTGCAGGACGGCGCCGTGACCTGCTCTTCAAGCAGGTGAACGGGTCCGATGCCTGCGCAGCATGGCTCCGACCTGAGTACCTGGTCGGAGATGATGACCTGGGGTGGGTGACGGGACTTGAACCCGATCGGGACACTCCTCCGACCTGCACCTTTCACATATGGCCTGGTCAGAGGGTCAGGTTCGGTGAGT from Frankia alni ACN14a harbors:
- a CDS encoding response regulator, encoding MTASVMPPSAAEADSIEGSAPIRVLVVDDHELFLQGLQTVLEIEEDISVVGRAGDGQEALTLASGTSPDIVLMDVRMPGRDGIAAAGAIKRAVPRTRIVMLTVSDEESDLFEAIKAGAVGYLLKSIPPHEVADAVRAVHNGQSLISPSMASKLMVEFATMARGTEDRPRVNAPHLTARELEVLKLVAEGRANREIARKLFISENTVKNHVRNILDKLQLHSRMEAVMYAVRQGLFDIE
- a CDS encoding GNAT family N-acetyltransferase; protein product: MIPGCGDGQDRCRGHGIGQELMTDVVRAARSANCYKVQLLSRNDRSEAHLFYEATGFAPSAAGVRMYLD
- a CDS encoding toll/interleukin-1 receptor domain-containing protein is translated as MGALGNSVAGWDFFISYTAVDSPWAEWLAWQLESADYRVLIQAWDFVPGSNWRFKMQQGVMHSTRMVAVLSTAYLTSVYGQEEWGAVQASDPHGLERKLLPVRIEDCARPGLLGAVVSIDLFDLPVDDARDRLLTQVRGALAGRVKPEVEPAFPVRPRQAMAIPPPAFPEAALAPSPGSFRPRPLGVSFFGHRDAVWSMAFTPDSRTLAVGLDDGTVWLWDVTDPLRPQRLSGPLAADDDVVWSVTFVPDRRTLAIGGSDGTVRLWNLADPHHPHPIGGPLPDSRAMDSLMLAPDGRTLAIGGSDGTVRLWNLADPHHPDPIGVLTGSHEVDSMVFAPDGRTLAVGGSDGTVRLWDVADPHAPHPLGDPLIGRYTAGSLAFASDGRTLAVGNGSQTLWVWDIADPHHLQPLGEPFTDGHMPESFTFAPNGRTIAAGFNDGIMQLWDVADPHHPRPIGAPLTSHSDAVLSVVFAPDSRTLATGSGDGTVHLWRLS